The Lolium rigidum isolate FL_2022 chromosome 1, APGP_CSIRO_Lrig_0.1, whole genome shotgun sequence region tccccccccacacacacacacacacggatgaccaggaggaggaggggggaggcCGTCGCTGACGACGACCAGGATGAGGAGGTGGACGCCATTGCCGACGACggccaggacgaggaggaggaaaaggacgAGGATGAAGATGCAAAGTGAAGACAGCTGGAGGCGGAGGAGCTAGGcggccgaggaggcggcggcggcaaaggaggcaagggcccagGCGAAGGTGCAACATGCGTGCACCGACGACGACGTAGACAACAATGACTACTCGTCGGACGCGTCGACCAACATTAGCTCTTCCGAAGAGGTGACCAGCAGGAAGCGCCTCCATGAAGAAGTAGCTAGTTTAAAAGTTAGTTTGGACATATTTTTTCGCAGTTTCTATATTTAATTTGTTTCATTATGTTGCACTAATTTTAAAACCTCGATTCTACCTAGAAATGTGAATATCTCAATCATGTCTACCATAGAGAACTTTTTTTCCCTCTAGTTACATGCCGGCCTCGCCTGGCGAAATGCGTTGGCCCGCTGGGCTGCTCCCGACGCAAACAGATACTTAGCCTAACGACTATTTCGGTGTCCACGGAGCGACGCAAACAAACGCAGCGGGTCGATTTTGGTGTCCGTTTTAGGTCACGGCATTGGAGATAGCCCTTACCATGATCATGAAACAGATCCACGATCAACTCCTGCATCTGAATATCTGTCCGTCTCTCCGCGTATGTGCAGCGCAGGAGGGTCAGCTCAATCCACTCCCACAATTTACTCTCCTATTTACTCCCTTCACCTCCCCCACCATTTATGgccgccttcctcctcctcctcctctccctccccaaGCTCCTTGCTTTCTCTTCCCCTCTTTCACACGCACACACGGCAGGGCCGCCCGCCCGCCCGAACCTGCCAAACACAAACCGCGTCAGCCACGAGCCAAGAGGAAAGCCAAAACCTCCACCACCAGGCCCAGGCCGGGGAGGAGCACACCCACTTGCCGCACTCCCAGCTGTCCCCCCAtgacaccacctccaccaccgccgccgccgccgcacaaaGCCTCGCACTAGCGCAAAGATCTATCTCCGTCGCCATGGGCCCTGCCGGTGCTCgcggcgtcgtcttcctcttcttggccGTCGTcgtggccgtggcggcggcgcaggaCCCCAACACGGACGCCTCCTTCGTCTCGCGCTTCTTCGACAGGATGGGCCTCGCCAGGCCCtcgtccggcggcggcgcggtgtgtTCTTGGCCAGGGGTGTCCTGCGACGCCGAGGGCCGGGTCGtggcgttcgccgccgccgggatggggatgtCGGGCCCCATCCCGGACGACACGGTGGGGAAGCTCTCCAGGCTGCAGTCGCTCGACCTCAGCGGCAACCGCCTCACCGCCCTCTCCAACGACTTCTGGGAGCTGGGCGCCTCGCTGCGGGGGCtcaacctctcccgcaacgccatCGGCGGCGCGCTCCCCAACAACGTCGGCAACTTCGCGCGCCTCCTGCTGCTCGACGTCTCCCGCAACGCTTTCTCCGgcccgctgccgtcggcgctcgGCTCCATCGTCGGCCTGCAGGTCCTCGATGTCAGCCACAACCAGTTCCAGGGCCAGCTCCCGGCTGCCCTCCTTCTtggctacgggagcctcgtcgccATGGATCTCTCCGCCAATGCGCTCGATGGCGACTTGCCCGACTTGTCGCCGCTCCGGTCGCTGGCCTATCTCAACCTGTCCGGCAACAACTTCCGCGGCTCCCTCATCGGCGCGTTCCAGGAGCAGCTCAGGGTCATAGACCTTAGCAGCAACCGCTTCTCGCGCTTAAATTTTAGCACTGGCTATGCTGGTTCCTCCTTGATCTACATGGACCTGTCAAGCAACGAGCTTATTGGTGAAATTCATCTagctggccgcttccggaacctcaGGCACATGAATCTCGCATTCAACCGCTTGTCCACCAACAATCTGCTCGCGTCCATGGCTGAGATCTCTGCATCCTTGGAGTATGTCAATTTGTCAAGCACTGGGCTGCACGACCAAATCCCTCGACTGCTGTCTTCCCAGTTGGCTGGCTTGAAGGTGCTGGATTTGTCACGGAACAATATCACCGGCCTAGTGCCGGACATGAGCAATTTGCAGCTCCGGGTGCTGGACCTGTCAGTCAACAACCTTACCGGGGAGATCCCTGTGTCACTGGTTAAGAAATTGGCGTCCATGGAGCGGTTCAACTTCTCATACAACAATCTCACTGTCTGCGCCTCTGACCTCTCCCCTCAAGCATTTGCAGCTGCCTTTGCTAGGTCCAGGAATGACTGCCCCATTGCTGTGAACCCAGACGTTATCAAGAAAAAAGGGGCACGCCGCAAGGGGATGAAGTTGGCATTGGccattgtgctctcgctcttcttCTCACTTCTTGGGCTGCTTTGCTTGGCACTTGTATGCcggaggcggaggaagaggagcgcCGCATTTCCTGCCGATAAGCAAGTGTCATTCAAAGAGGAGCCAGGGATATCCGGGCCATTCGCGTTCCAGACCGATTCAACAACTTGGGTTGCCGATGTGAAGGTCGCCACATCAGTTCCAGTTGTCAT contains the following coding sequences:
- the LOC124685732 gene encoding probable LRR receptor-like serine/threonine-protein kinase At2g24230, giving the protein MGPAGARGVVFLFLAVVVAVAAAQDPNTDASFVSRFFDRMGLARPSSGGGAVCSWPGVSCDAEGRVVAFAAAGMGMSGPIPDDTVGKLSRLQSLDLSGNRLTALSNDFWELGASLRGLNLSRNAIGGALPNNVGNFARLLLLDVSRNAFSGPLPSALGSIVGLQVLDVSHNQFQGQLPAALLLGYGSLVAMDLSANALDGDLPDLSPLRSLAYLNLSGNNFRGSLIGAFQEQLRVIDLSSNRFSRLNFSTGYAGSSLIYMDLSSNELIGEIHLAGRFRNLRHMNLAFNRLSTNNLLASMAEISASLEYVNLSSTGLHDQIPRLLSSQLAGLKVLDLSRNNITGLVPDMSNLQLRVLDLSVNNLTGEIPVSLVKKLASMERFNFSYNNLTVCASDLSPQAFAAAFARSRNDCPIAVNPDVIKKKGARRKGMKLALAIVLSLFFSLLGLLCLALVCRRRRKRSAAFPADKQVSFKEEPGISGPFAFQTDSTTWVADVKVATSVPVVIFEKPLLSFTFADLLAATSNFDRGTLLAEGRFGPVYRGFLPGGIQVAVKVLVHGSAMSDQDAARELERLGRIKHPNLVPLTGYCLAGDQRIAIYEYMENGNLHNLLHDLPLGVQTTEDWSTDTWEDNHSGGEATENITPEGTATWRFRHKIALGAARALAFLHHGCIPQIVHRDVKASSIYFDYVMEPRLSDFGLSMIAGTSTEEDPLHHSPGYSPPEFSDSENAMATAKSDVYSFGVVLFELITGKEPLGDEYPEQKEASLVNWARAMVKANQGSSIIDAKIRDTGLERQMEEALRIAYLCTAELPSKRPAMQQIVGLLKDIEPKVVEQN